A single window of Balaenoptera acutorostrata chromosome X, mBalAcu1.1, whole genome shotgun sequence DNA harbors:
- the LOC130706315 gene encoding melanoma-associated antigen 10-like: MEVSLGGSQGGEGLGVSEKTGQLKESRQVGRKKSPKLYQSQSKDPWNVTSCLRLAEAQEERAQDLLEERPVGSHLPPSCLHFYLLPPTRVIMPRSPKHPCLTFEPGFQTLSDVQGLLIASVGTRSLLRELQDEKVADLLHFMVLKYRLKEPFTKAEMLKVVGKKYKNQFSVIFKKASKRLEVISGIDVKEVDPKIHSYVLVNSLDLTHDEMLSDDQSMPKNGLLVIILGVIFIEGNCAPEENIWDFLNMLGVYAGRKHFIFGEPRKLITRDWVQENYLEYRKVPNSDPPRYEFLWGPRAYAETSKLKVLEFLAKIKGTDPISFSYWYEEALRDDEESRGHSWPLG; encoded by the exons ATGGAGGTGTCCCTGGGAG GGTCTCAGGGAGGTGAAGGCCTTGGTGTGAGTGAGAAGACAGGTCAGCTGAAGGAGTCACGTCAGGTCGGAAGAAAGAAGAGTCCCAAGCTCTACCAGAGTCAAAGTAAGGACCCTTG GAATGTGACCTCTTGCCTTAGGCTAGCAGAGGCACAGGAGGAGAGGGCACAAGACTTGTTAGAGGAAAG gcCCGTGGGATCCCATCTCCCACCATCCTGCTTACACTTCTACCTGCTGCCTCCAACAAGAGTCATCATGCCTCGCTCTCCAAAGCATCCGTGCCTCACATTTGAGCCTGGCTTTCAGACGCTAAGTGACGTACAAGGCCTGCTGATA gcctcagtaGGCACCAGATCCTTGCTCAGAGAACTGCAGGATGAAAAGGTGGCTGATTTGTTGCATTTCATGGTCCTCAAATATCGACTGAAGGAGCCCTTCACAAAGGCAGAAATGCTAAAAGTTGTCGGCAAAAAGTACAAAAACCAATTTTCTGTGATCTTCAAGAAAGCTTCTAAGCGCCTAGAGGTGATCTCCGGCATTGATGTGAAGGAAGTGGACCCCAAAATCCACTCCTATGTCCTTGTCAACTCATTAGACCTCACCCATGATGAGATGCTTAGTGATGACCAGAGCATGCCTAAAAATGGCCTCCTGGTAATCATCCTGGGTGTGATTTTCATAGAGGGCAACTGTGCCCCTGAGGAAAACATCTGGGATTTCTTGAATATGTTAGGCGTGTATGCTGGGAGGAAGCACTTCATTTTTGGGGAGCCCAGGAAGCTCATCACCAGAGATTGGGTGCAGGAGAATTATTTGGAGTACCGGAAGGTGCCTAATAGTGATCCTCCACGGTACGAATTCCTGTGGGGTCCAAGGGCCTATGCTGAAACCAGCAAGCTGAAAGTTCTGGAATTTTTGGCCAAGATCAAAGGAACTGACCCCATTTCCTTCTCATACTGGTATGAGGAGGCTTTAAGAGATGACGAAGAGAGTCGGGGCCACAGTTGGCCCCTTGGATAG